The following nucleotide sequence is from Campylobacter anatolicus.
AAAAAATGCACATGAGCGTCATCAATACCACGAGTTCTCTCCCCTATCCAAAGCATATGTGCCGAGCAATCATACCACTCACCAGTTAAGCTATCTTCACGTGTTAAAGCCTCCTCATAAGGCAATAAAAGTGCTTCGTGAGATGTATAAACAGCAGTTTGATTAAGCGTTGGAGTATTTTGTGAATTTAACCCAACTGCCTCCATAAACGCTAAAGTCTTAGTAAGCTCGTCGGCTAGTTTTGCATATCTTTCGCCTATCTCTGGACGTTTTATAAAGCCCAAATTCCACTTATGCACCTGATGAAGGTCAGCCAAACCACCTCGAGAGAATGAACGAAGTAAATTCATCGTAGAGGCACTTTGGTAATAAGCCTCAAGCATTCGTGCAGGGTCAGCTACACGAGCAACCTCATTAAAGTCAAAGCCATTTATTATATCTCCGCGATAGCTTGGTAAACTTATGCCATTTATATCTTCATAATCACTACTTCTAGGCTTTGCAAACTGTCCTGCCACGCGACCGACCTTAACTACAGGGGAGCCACCTGCAAATGTAAGAACTATCGCCATTTGCAAAAGTAGCTTAAACATATCACGAATGTTGTTTGCACTAAAATTTGAAAAGCTCTCAGCACAGTCGCCACCTTGGAGCAAAAACGCTTTACCTTCACAAGCTCTAGCCAGATCTTGCTTTAAATTTCTAGCCTCACCAGCAAAAACAAGCGGCGGCATCGTCTTTAACCTACTCTCAACCCTTTTAAGTTCATCTAAGTTTTCATATTTTGGTTGTTGTAAAATTTTATACTCTCTCCAGCTTTCACGACTCCAGCTCATTTTTCGTCCTAATTATTAAAATTAAAAGCTTGATTATATCACGGTAAACTTAAATAAAAAATCGTTAATACATAATTAAAGATAAAAAGCCTATAATCACACTTTTATAAATTTAAGAAGGTAAAATCAAAAATGCATCTAAATGATAAACAACAAGGTCTTATTTTTGCAATTAGTGCATTTGTAATGTGGGGGTTTTTACCACTATTTTTTAACCTTTTTGATAAAAATGTAGATGCGTATGAGATCTTGGCTCACCGTATTATTTGGTCGTTTTTATTTCTTACTATAGCCTTAATTACACTAAAAAAATTTAAAAATATCAAAATTTTATTGCAAAATCATACAATATTAAAGGCTCTTTTTATTAGCGGTGCTCTTATTAGTATCAACTGGGGAGTGTATGTTTATGGTGTAAATAATGGTAAAATTTTAGAAAGTAGCATAGGATATTTCATAAATCCTTTGATGAACATGCTCTTTGGTGTGATATTCTTTAAAGAACGCTTAAATACGATCTCAAAAATAGCAATGTTTATTGTTATTATAGCAATCATGGTTCAGATTTACGCACTTGGTAGATTACCACTTATTGCGATCATTTTACCTTTGTCATTTGCACTTTATGGCTCTGTTAGAAAGCATATAAATGTTGCGGCGACAGACGGACTTTTTATTGAGACTTTACTCATTTCTCCGATTGCTATCGGATACATTTTATATCTTGCATTTATTGGTCAAGGGCATTTTATGAGTAGCTCAAACTCAATACTTATGATAATTTCAGGCATAACAACAATCATTCCTTTGATATGTTTTAATGCTGCAACATCACGTATAAATTTAAGCACAATAGGCTACTTACAATACATCAGTCCAACGATAGGAATGCTTTGTGCGGTATTTGTATTTGGCGAGAATTTAGATATTTATAAGATAATATCGTTTACGCTTATTTGGTTTGCACTTTTTCTTATCGGTACAAATGGATTTTTACATAAATTTAAAGGACAAAAATAGGTGAAAAATAGCGAAAAAACAGATAAAATAGGTCTTATATACGCACTATCAGCTTTTGTGCTATGGGGCTTTTTAGTCGTATTTTTTAAACAATTTGAAGGTGTAAATCCATACGAGATAGTCGCTCACCGCATTTTGTGGTCAGTGATAGTGCTGTTTATCTTATTAGCTTGGCTTGGACGCCTTAAAAGTGTTAGAGCAAATTTATTAAATTTTCGTGTAAGCTTTTGGCTTTTTGTAAGTGGTTTTGCTCTTGCTCTAAGTTGGTGTATTTTTGTGTATGCAGTAGATAATGATCTAGTTTTAGAGGCAAGTTTGGGTAATTTTATAAGCCCTATATTTTCTATATTAATAGGGTATTTTATACTCAAAGAACAGCTTAGCTTTGGTGCGAAAATTTCATTTTTTATTGTTATGATTGCTATTGGTATTCAAGTGGTTGCAGTCGGGACACTTCCTATTTTGGCAATCTCTTTAGCGGCAATTGTCTCTGTTTATGCCTTAATTAGAAAAAAGGTCAAAATCGGTGCATTGGAGGGGCTTTTTATAGAAAATTTACTCATTTCACCTATCGGTATCGCATATATTTTCTATCTTATTAGCGTAGGAGATAACCATTTTAATCTAGATAAAAATGGAATGTTATTAATCCTTTGTGGTCCAGTTACAATCGTGCCACTACTATTTTTTACTGCCGCAACAAAGCTAATCAGCTTAAGCACCATAGGTTATACTCAATACATAAATCCAAGTATCTCTATGCTTTTAGCTATTTTTGTATATAATGAGAGCATAGCTACCTACAAATTAGTCTCATTTTGCCTTATCTGGCTCGCTCTTTTTGTAGTTAGTGCTTATGGAATTTACAC
It contains:
- a CDS encoding class II 3-deoxy-7-phosphoheptulonate synthase — protein: MSWSRESWREYKILQQPKYENLDELKRVESRLKTMPPLVFAGEARNLKQDLARACEGKAFLLQGGDCAESFSNFSANNIRDMFKLLLQMAIVLTFAGGSPVVKVGRVAGQFAKPRSSDYEDINGISLPSYRGDIINGFDFNEVARVADPARMLEAYYQSASTMNLLRSFSRGGLADLHQVHKWNLGFIKRPEIGERYAKLADELTKTLAFMEAVGLNSQNTPTLNQTAVYTSHEALLLPYEEALTREDSLTGEWYDCSAHMLWIGERTRGIDDAHVHFLSGVKNPLGVKIGPNATADDVKKLAAKLNPSNEAGRLNVIIRMGADKIGDKLPQILRELKREGLNILYSTDPMHGNTIKTSNNYKTREFAKITSEVKSFFEIHRAEGTHPGGVHLEMTGQDVTECTGGAFRLSEQDLSDRYETQCDPRLNADQALELAFLIADFVKKG
- the rarD gene encoding EamA family transporter RarD, which codes for MHLNDKQQGLIFAISAFVMWGFLPLFFNLFDKNVDAYEILAHRIIWSFLFLTIALITLKKFKNIKILLQNHTILKALFISGALISINWGVYVYGVNNGKILESSIGYFINPLMNMLFGVIFFKERLNTISKIAMFIVIIAIMVQIYALGRLPLIAIILPLSFALYGSVRKHINVAATDGLFIETLLISPIAIGYILYLAFIGQGHFMSSSNSILMIISGITTIIPLICFNAATSRINLSTIGYLQYISPTIGMLCAVFVFGENLDIYKIISFTLIWFALFLIGTNGFLHKFKGQK
- the rarD gene encoding EamA family transporter RarD produces the protein MKNSEKTDKIGLIYALSAFVLWGFLVVFFKQFEGVNPYEIVAHRILWSVIVLFILLAWLGRLKSVRANLLNFRVSFWLFVSGFALALSWCIFVYAVDNDLVLEASLGNFISPIFSILIGYFILKEQLSFGAKISFFIVMIAIGIQVVAVGTLPILAISLAAIVSVYALIRKKVKIGALEGLFIENLLISPIGIAYIFYLISVGDNHFNLDKNGMLLILCGPVTIVPLLFFTAATKLISLSTIGYTQYINPSISMLLAIFVYNESIATYKLVSFCLIWLALFVVSAYGIYTYKKDHR